Genomic DNA from Candidatus Melainabacteria bacterium:
CACACAAAGTGATACATTAACCTGAAAACATGATGAGTATTCTTCAGCGTCTCCACAAAGAGGATAGCTTAACATGCCTTCGGCATGTCAACTATCCTCCTCGGGGGCAAGCCCCCGAGATCGCCGTTGGCGGTTTCGAAATGCTCATGGTTATCAACTTTTTCTAAAACATTCTTTAGCTTAAATTTTAATCTGCCCCTCTCGCTAAGATACATTATTTCAGCCAAAGAAATTATGGAAAGAATTATTTTAGAATTACCTGTATCAGCATCCCTTAGAATTTCTAAAGCTCTTTTCCCAAGTCTGTTAGGATGAGAAATAAATCTTGTAATTGCAATAGTGTCAGCTACGTATTCCAATTTTCAATCTTTTCTTCTAAATCCTTTTGTACTTCTTTACGTATAGTTCTTATCTCATTTTCAAGATCAATATTCTCATCTACTAAACCAGCAAAACAATTCTCTAAAGGTTCGTTTTTTTTTGGCGATCTTATATCCTCTATAATAAAAAAAAATTCAGTGTTAGGTGGAAGATTAAGTTCTTGGTCAAGCTCAACCCTTTTTTTACCTAGATATTTGCCTTTACCTTCAATACTCATTATTGGCTCCATTAATTTTGTGTTAATAAGATTATACCCTGAGGCTGTTAAACCTAATTTAAGCAGGACTTAAGCAGCTTTCTGCAGAAAATCTGGTATCTTTAATTGGATAATCTCAATCTTACAGAGCCTGAATGCGTCAACTAAGAGACACCAACACAGTGCTGACATAGGAGTGCTGAGCTTTGAGTAAATTAGGATCTACACTGATGTGAGCTTACTTTTATTGATTTTCTTTGCTAAAACAAATAGTTCACTATATTCTTTGTCTTTAGCTACCACTTTAGAAAATAAATTATTTGTGTTATAAGGGGTGCTAGCACATTTAACTTCAAATCCATATCTTGTAAGATTCTGCTTGAAGAATAAATCATTAAATGCCATTGTATGCTTTTCTCCAAATGCATAAGACTTCTTAGCATTGAATACTTCACCTTTTTCAATCCCTGAACAGTTTGGCACAAAAATAATTAAACAGCCACCTTTATTTAAAAGTTTATAAAACGTCTCAAAGACAGAATATAGATTGGACAAATGTTCAAGAACATGATTAGAAAAAATAATGTCAAAACTTCCATTCTTCATAGAATGTAACAAAGAGTAATCATCAAGTATTGTTAACCCTAGTTTAATTTTCCCAAAATTAACTCTCTCTTTTGAAATCTCAAATCCAGTTACATCAAAACCACTCTTTTGTAATTGTAATGTTCCATATCCCCATGAACAACCAAAATCTAATAACTTACCATTTGATTTAAATAGCCTAACAATTCTAATTTTTTCAGAAAAATCTTTTTCAGTATTTAAAAAGCATGTGTTTAAATATTCTTGAAATTTAAATTCATCAGGGAGTCTTGTGGTCATCCCTTCTTTATACTCATCTTGGTAGAACTTAATACTTTCAGATATTTCTTCTGTAGGATAACGAAACATCAACCCGCAAGCATTGCACTTTAAGAGTTGTAATAAAAAATACTTCCTGCCTATTAAACCAAATTCCTGTCCTTTACAAAATGGGCATTGCTTTTCTACTTTGATTAGATATTTTTTTAAAACCTTAAAAAGATATTGAATTCTTGCCATGAACTATGTTTAAAGCATTAAAGCTTTTAAGTTATTCTAGCAAGAAAATATCTTTTACCGATCTGAATTATTTTAAGTTTTTTAAGTAGTTCTTTATTTCCATTAAGATCTGATAAATAACCAATTACGAATACATCTTTTTTTTCTTTTTTGGATAATTTGATTTTGCTAATTTGTTTTGTTGTCTTGTTGAAGTTAACTGGTACTCTGCCATAATAGACAAGTATTGGTTTATAGCCAATTAAGGATATTATTTCTTTTGCACCACTATTTTTAGCTAACTTCGCAAAATTAACTAAGTCAGCATATGTAGTTTTGTAATATGTTGAAAGACTTGTTTTTAAAATTAATATTCCTGGGATTACAAGTGTAAAAGCAAGGCATACGATAAAATTAAGTCTTTTTTTGCTCATTATATTTAAATAATGTCCGGTTATTAAAGCTAAAGGTGGAAATAATAAAATGATATAAGTAGCGAATTTTGTTTTTGAAAAAGAAAAGAAAAGAAAAATTGTTATGATCCAGATTAAACAAAATAAAATAAGCTTGTTGAAATCCTCCTTTTGTAAGTGTTTTAAGAAAGTAAAAAGAACTTTTATAAAAAACAATGTCCATGGCATAAAACCTAATAAAATTACTGGGATATAAAACCAAATAGGTCCACGGTGCTCACCAACAACTGATGTAAACCTTTGTAAGTTATGTGTCAGAAAAAAAACTTTAGTAAACTCGCCACAAGTTGCATGGTGAACTACAATATACCATGGCAAACTTATAAGCAGTGCAAAAAAAATAATAATAAAATAAACTCTTAAATGTTTTATGTCAAATTGTTTTCCAGAAATTAAAAATATTGTTAGGATTAAAAATAAAAGTAAAATTGCTACAGGGCCTTTTGTTAGAATAGCAAGACCTAAAAATAAACCAGACATCATTGCATAAATTATTTTTTGTTTCCAGTCTTTAACAAAATAACTTAAATATAGAGAATACATTGAACTTGAAAAAAAGAAACATAAAGCCATGTCAGTAGCTGCCCGGCGACCAAGAAAAACATATTCTGCTGATGTAGCTAATATAACTGCTGATAAAAATCCGCTAGTGCTCCCTAAAATCTTTTTTGCTATGTACCATGTAAACAATATAAGTAATATTGCACAAAGAGCTGATGGTACTCTGCTTGAAAAATCACTAACACCAAGAGCTTTATATGAAGCTACAATCATCCAGTAAAAAAGAGGCGGTTTATCAAATCTGTCTTGGAAATTAAATTTTGGAACAATATAGTTGTTGTTTTCGATCATTTCAAGTGCTGAACCAGCATATCTTGGTTCATCTTTAGTAAGTAAACCATACTCACCAATTCCATAAAAATATGTATAAAAGAGGATTAGTATGAATAAGATGTTTAATGCTTTAAGTCGCTGTTGAGAAGACATGAAGATTTAAATTTACCATGAGGTTTAAGATTGATTATTTGTTTTATTTATTTCTTGTTTTATTCCTTATAACTAGCTTTTTGATAGTTGATGATTTTGGAGTTCCAATTGATAATCCAAAAAACTATTTTGAAGGAGAAGCTAATCTTACATATCTTCTTACAGGTGATATTGAATCTTCTAAAGTGTTAAACCAAACACATGGAGCATTTATTTTTATGCTTGCTGATGCATCAAGGAGGTTACTATCTAACAAGCTCCATTTTCTTAATCCAATAGCTGCAAGGCATATAGTTTTACCTCTAATAACAGCTTTATTTTTTATTCCTCTTTTTTATTTTTTAAAGAAATATTTTAGTTCTGGATTTGCCTTAGCTGTAATTGCTATTTTAGTTACTTACCCTGAATATTTTGGACATATATTTAACAATTTAAAAGATCCACCGCTTGTTGTTTTTTTTACACTTGCAATAATTTCATATGCTGAGTGGATTTTTTCAAAAAAGCTTAAATACTTATATTTATTTTTTGTTTTTTTTGGACTTGCGCTATGTATAAAACTATATGCTCTTTTACTTATAGTGATTTTATTTTTGTGGATAAAACTAGGAGGGAAAAGATTCGTTGACAAAAATTGTTCATTAAAAAAAAATCACTTTCATTTTTTAATTGGGTTCCTAATAATTTTAACTTTACTTGCTCTTTTATATAATCCGACATACTGGGGCTGGGGTATTGAGAATAAAATCCTTTTTATAAAAAGATTTATTTCTAATATTAGATGGATTACATCAAATTCATCTGCTAATGCAGGATTAACTCTCTATCCATTTGTACAAGTATTTTATAGAACACCATTACTTATGCTTTTGTGTTTTACTTTTGGTTTTTATCAAACTGTAGCTAAACATAAAACTGATTTATCTGTCCTTCTTATAGTCTGGTGTTTAATCCCAGTAGTTATACTTTGTTTTCAACAATTATATCGTTATCATAATGGTAGTAGGCTTTTCCTTGTTTATGTAGTTCCTTTTTCAATTGTTTCTGTTATTGGAATACAGAGTCTAGTAAGTTTGTTAGTAAGAGAGTTTAAACTAGATGAAACTTCTTTAAAGTTGATTATCCCTGTATTAGTTTTTAGTTTAAATCTTAGTAGTATTATTTCTACACATCCTTATCAAACTACTTATTTCAATTCTTTAGCTCGTGGTCTGAAAGGTGCTCAGGAAAAACACATACCTAATGCCAATGATTACTGGTTTAATTCATATCGGAAAGCAGGAAAGTGGCTGGACAAAAATGCAAAAAAGAACTCAAACATTTTTTTTATTAATCGCATTTCTAGTAGAACCTATCTTATAGAAGATTTAATTTCAAGAAAAGACTTACTGATAAGAAATTTTTTCCCTCAAAGGATTAAATACATTTTTCCGCATGATTCTTATATTGTAATAATACCGTTTGATTCTATACAGCGCGGTCATTACTCATCATTCTGGAAAGAGAATTACAAAATAGTGCATGAAATAAAAAGACAAGGTGGAGAAATTTTAACAATATATTATAAGCCTTGAAGTTTTATTATATTACAATAGAGAAAATGAGAAAAACATTTACTGCTGGTGGTTTAGTTTTAAATAAGAAAGGTCAGGTACTTATTGCAAATCAAAATGGAAATTCCTGGTCATTGCCAAAGGGGCATATTGACGAAGGAGAAACTAAACTTGAAGCAGCAATTAGAGAGATTTATGAAGAAACAGGCATTAGAAAATTACAGTTTGTTAAAGAATTAGGTTTCTATGAGAGATATAAAATTGGATTAAATAGTAGTGAAGAAGATAAATCAGAATTAAAAAATATCTCTATGTTTTTATTTAAAACAGAGGAAGAAAATTTAAAACCAAAAGATCCAACAAATCCAGAAGCTATTTGGGTGGAGAAAAAAAAAGTTGCAGAGTTATTAACTCATAAGAAAGATAAAGAATTTTTTCTGGGTGTTATTAAAGAACTTCCCAGTCTTTTATAAGTAATAAATCTTTTTGTTGTATGGGAATACTGGTTTTCCAGCACAATATAAAATAAGATTAGAGTTGTTGTATATCAAATCAATATCTAAACAATCATGGGCTACAGAAAAGACTGTAAGATCTGCACTACTAAGTAATTCTTTAGTAAGTGCTCTTTCCAATTTGACATTAATATTTTTAGCAAATGGATCATAGATAGTTAGTTTTACACCAGCTTCGGCTAACAGCTCAGCTAATTTTAGTGAAGCAGAAGTTCTTATATCTGCTACGTTTGGTTTGTATGTTATTCCAATTAATAATATTCTACTTCCTTTTAGCGGCTTAAGTTTTTCATTTAAAACTTGAGTTATCCTTTGTAAAACATAGTATGGCATGCCTTGGTTTATACGATGTGATAGTTCAACAAATTGAAGATAGCAATCATTTGTCCTAGCCCATGAGTCCATATATAAAAGATCTACTGGTATGCAATGTCCTCCAGTTCCAACAGTAGGCCAAAACGGCATGATACCAAAGGGCTTGGTATATGCAGCAGCTAAGACATCCAAAATATTCATATTGAGTCTGTTTGCTGTTCTTGCCATTTCATTTACAAATGCTATGTTTACTGCCCTAAAAGTGTTTTCGTATAGTTTTGCAAACTCAGCAATTTCAGGTGATTTTGTCCTTATAACTTTTACAATAAATTGGCTGTAGAAGAGTTCTGTTAATGACAAACAATTTTCAGTTATGCCAGATACTAACTTAGGTATGCTTTTGACACTGGAGTATTGTTTACTTGCAGGGTCGATCCTTTCTGGAGAGTAACCAATAAAAAAATTTGCTCCTGCTACAAGATTTTTTTTCTTGTGCAATATCTTTGGCATTATTAGTTTTCTTGTAATTCCTGGTTGCAAGGTACTTTCTATTAGTAAAAGTTGCCCTTCTTTAAAAACATTATTTGTTAAAGCATCTATTGCAATTTCAATAGATGAGAAATCAGGATGAACATATTCTTTTAAAGGGGTTGGCAAACAAATTATATAGATGTCACGGTTTTTTATTTCATTTATATCTAGTGTAACTATCTTTTTAAAAGAAGATATTGATTGAAGTTCTTTAATAGTTTTTGTGTCTATATCGTAACAAACGACATCTAAGTTAGAATCCAGAAGTGCTTCTGTTACTGCAGTACCTACATAACCCATTCCTACAACTACAATCTTGGCAGTTTTACTTGTTATCTTATTTTTTAGTTCATTAAACATTTTTGTTTTACTCTAACATATGTTTCAATAGGATTTAAATATGCCTTTCTTTTAATAACGCTTCTATTTACAATCAAGAAATGTTTCATTTATTATAGATATTAATGAAGATTTTAATTACTGGTGGTGCTGGCTTTATAGGATCTCATCTGGCTGAGTCATTAATTAAGCTAAAAGAAGAGAGCTATGTTTTAGATAATCTTTCTACTGGTAGTTTTGAAAATATCAAACATTTAATTTCTAGTCCGAAATTTCATTTTATTAATGGCTCAATAAGAGACCAGAAATTATTAGAGGAGTTAGTGGATGAATGTGAATTGATTTATCATTTAGCAGCAGTAGTTGGAGTCAGATTAGTCGTAAATAATCCAATAGACGTGATTGTAACTAATATCACTGGTACAGAGTTTCTTCTTGAGCAAGTTAGTAAAAAGAATAAGCAAATTTTAATAGCATCGTCATCAGAAGTTTATGGAAAAGGAGAGTTAGAAGCACTTAAAGAAACTGATAATTTAATTATTGGACCTCCGACAATTCCACGATGGAGTTATTCATGTTCTAAGTTAATAGATGAATTCTTAGCTTTAGCTTACTATAAGGAAAAAGGAACTCCAGTTGTAATAGCTCGTATATTTAATACTGTTGGACCTCGTCAGACAAGCAAGTATGGAATGGTAATCCCAACTTTTGTTCGTCAGGCATTAAATAATGAACCATTAACTGTCCATGGAGACGGAAATCAAATCCGGTGTTTTAGCCATGTGTCGGATACAGCTTCATGTTTAATTAATTTAATGAACACTACAAAAGCAATAGGGGAGATATTTAATGTTGGAAGTGATAAGAAAATAACCATTCTAGATCTCGCAAAACAAATTAAATTAGTTTCTAATAGTACCTCTGACATCAAATTCATTCCTTATAACAAGGTATATGGAGAAAATTTTGAAGACGTGCTTTGCCGGATTCCAGATCTTATTAAACTAAAAAAGACAATAAATTACCACCCTGTTTACAACTTAGATGATATTTTAAGAGATGTGATTGCGTTTGAAAGTGCAAAACTAGCAAAGAACAGCATTTGACTGTTGCCTCTTATTTCGTTATACAGTGCAACCCACCGCCTTCTTGAATTAAGAGTGAGCAATCAATTCCAACAATTTTTCTATCCGGGAATATTTTTTTAAAAATTTCTAAAGCAAGACTGTCAGATTTACAATTAAAAGTAGGAATTATTACTCCGCCGTTTACAAAA
This window encodes:
- a CDS encoding class I SAM-dependent methyltransferase produces the protein MARIQYLFKVLKKYLIKVEKQCPFCKGQEFGLIGRKYFLLQLLKCNACGLMFRYPTEEISESIKFYQDEYKEGMTTRLPDEFKFQEYLNTCFLNTEKDFSEKIRIVRLFKSNGKLLDFGCSWGYGTLQLQKSGFDVTGFEISKERVNFGKIKLGLTILDDYSLLHSMKNGSFDIIFSNHVLEHLSNLYSVFETFYKLLNKGGCLIIFVPNCSGIEKGEVFNAKKSYAFGEKHTMAFNDLFFKQNLTRYGFEVKCASTPYNTNNLFSKVVAKDKEYSELFVLAKKINKSKLTSV
- a CDS encoding glycosyltransferase family 39 protein, which codes for MSSQQRLKALNILFILILFYTYFYGIGEYGLLTKDEPRYAGSALEMIENNNYIVPKFNFQDRFDKPPLFYWMIVASYKALGVSDFSSRVPSALCAILLILFTWYIAKKILGSTSGFLSAVILATSAEYVFLGRRAATDMALCFFFSSSMYSLYLSYFVKDWKQKIIYAMMSGLFLGLAILTKGPVAILLLFLILTIFLISGKQFDIKHLRVYFIIIFFALLISLPWYIVVHHATCGEFTKVFFLTHNLQRFTSVVGEHRGPIWFYIPVILLGFMPWTLFFIKVLFTFLKHLQKEDFNKLILFCLIWIITIFLFFSFSKTKFATYIILLFPPLALITGHYLNIMSKKRLNFIVCLAFTLVIPGILILKTSLSTYYKTTYADLVNFAKLAKNSGAKEIISLIGYKPILVYYGRVPVNFNKTTKQISKIKLSKKEKKDVFVIGYLSDLNGNKELLKKLKIIQIGKRYFLARIT
- a CDS encoding glycosyltransferase family 39 protein, whose product is MRFKIDYLFYLFLVLFLITSFLIVDDFGVPIDNPKNYFEGEANLTYLLTGDIESSKVLNQTHGAFIFMLADASRRLLSNKLHFLNPIAARHIVLPLITALFFIPLFYFLKKYFSSGFALAVIAILVTYPEYFGHIFNNLKDPPLVVFFTLAIISYAEWIFSKKLKYLYLFFVFFGLALCIKLYALLLIVILFLWIKLGGKRFVDKNCSLKKNHFHFLIGFLIILTLLALLYNPTYWGWGIENKILFIKRFISNIRWITSNSSANAGLTLYPFVQVFYRTPLLMLLCFTFGFYQTVAKHKTDLSVLLIVWCLIPVVILCFQQLYRYHNGSRLFLVYVVPFSIVSVIGIQSLVSLLVREFKLDETSLKLIIPVLVFSLNLSSIISTHPYQTTYFNSLARGLKGAQEKHIPNANDYWFNSYRKAGKWLDKNAKKNSNIFFINRISSRTYLIEDLISRKDLLIRNFFPQRIKYIFPHDSYIVIIPFDSIQRGHYSSFWKENYKIVHEIKRQGGEILTIYYKP
- a CDS encoding NUDIX domain-containing protein, translating into MRKTFTAGGLVLNKKGQVLIANQNGNSWSLPKGHIDEGETKLEAAIREIYEETGIRKLQFVKELGFYERYKIGLNSSEEDKSELKNISMFLFKTEEENLKPKDPTNPEAIWVEKKKVAELLTHKKDKEFFLGVIKELPSLL
- a CDS encoding nucleotide sugar dehydrogenase — protein: MFNELKNKITSKTAKIVVVGMGYVGTAVTEALLDSNLDVVCYDIDTKTIKELQSISSFKKIVTLDINEIKNRDIYIICLPTPLKEYVHPDFSSIEIAIDALTNNVFKEGQLLLIESTLQPGITRKLIMPKILHKKKNLVAGANFFIGYSPERIDPASKQYSSVKSIPKLVSGITENCLSLTELFYSQFIVKVIRTKSPEIAEFAKLYENTFRAVNIAFVNEMARTANRLNMNILDVLAAAYTKPFGIMPFWPTVGTGGHCIPVDLLYMDSWARTNDCYLQFVELSHRINQGMPYYVLQRITQVLNEKLKPLKGSRILLIGITYKPNVADIRTSASLKLAELLAEAGVKLTIYDPFAKNINVKLERALTKELLSSADLTVFSVAHDCLDIDLIYNNSNLILYCAGKPVFPYNKKIYYL
- a CDS encoding GDP-mannose 4,6-dehydratase, which produces MKILITGGAGFIGSHLAESLIKLKEESYVLDNLSTGSFENIKHLISSPKFHFINGSIRDQKLLEELVDECELIYHLAAVVGVRLVVNNPIDVIVTNITGTEFLLEQVSKKNKQILIASSSEVYGKGELEALKETDNLIIGPPTIPRWSYSCSKLIDEFLALAYYKEKGTPVVIARIFNTVGPRQTSKYGMVIPTFVRQALNNEPLTVHGDGNQIRCFSHVSDTASCLINLMNTTKAIGEIFNVGSDKKITILDLAKQIKLVSNSTSDIKFIPYNKVYGENFEDVLCRIPDLIKLKKTINYHPVYNLDDILRDVIAFESAKLAKNSI